The genomic stretch TTCCAACCAGTGGCTCCTCCTCCGGCGAGACGGCGTTGGTAGAGGTGTAATTGGAGATCGCGAGTTCGAGGTCCCAGCCATGGGCGGCGAGGATCTCGGTGCACAAATCGGAATCTTCTAAGCCCGTAATGGCTTGAAAATAAGCCACCTTATCGGCTACGTCAACCATATCTCTGTGCGGAATCAAAGCTAGGGTTTTTCCAGTTCGATTGATCGAAGAACAAACGAAACGATGCGAAACCAGACACGTTCGCTTTGAAGACGACACACTCCTCTTTCTCTCTGATTTCGGTTCCTAAATTAAGTAGTGTGAAAATACACAAATACCCTCGGCTGTTTTTAAAATTAACGATAGTGCCACCATTCAAAGCACTACGGCAAATCCAAGAGTTAGAAGAAAGCAATATCTAATGgaagatattttttaaattattaaaaatacgtatttattaattatattaatataaatttaaatgttacaaatatttagtaattatattaatttaaatttaaatttaaatgttataaaatattattattataataaaaaattatatttcatttaatatataataaaaaattaaatatttaataattgtattaatataaatttaaatattataaaatgttattaggataataatatataattttaattttttactaattatattaatatgaatttaaatattataacaaATCATTATAACAAACaataatataatacataatcttaatttttttttaaattatcgtttatatttaaaaagaatatatatatatatgcattttcaaaaattataaataatgttttggtttaattttacttttaaaatatttatgtcattcttttatactaataatgtttatttatttgaaatttatatgacaaataatacaaatttaataaagataattaataaattctataaataaaagtggtttttacaaaaatatatttttttggttgTTTTTTACCTTTTGactgttcttaatttttttttcaaaaatactaccttaagtttttaaaaataggattttcaaagttttttatttacaaaaatacaatgtaaaaaaaacaaacaataattAGACAACAACTGGGTATAAAGTATTATTTTGACAAAAATCGGGTCtaggtactattttgatcaattttgtaaaacataaggtccgaattatcatttaacaaaacacagaagTCAGTCACATATTCGAGAAAAACACAGGagccaaaatgatattttctcATAAAAAAATCATTCGAAATTTCAAAAATCTAGAAAACCCGACATTTTAACCAATTgccaatattttaaatttaagagTAGTAACCAGTTACTTATCTGACACCATATAAGACCAAATTAGAATTGATAAGATGAATTTGGCGTCATATTCACAATTCTTTGCGATTTCGATAGAAAATGGACCATGATTCTGCTAAGTTTCAAGATAAAAGTTAACTAATCTCTAATCGATATCTAGTAAAATCATGAATATGAATTTTTATAAATTCTAAAAAACATGACAAAAAAATGgcttaaaacttttttttttagttaaacATTGATAAATGGTTACTAGTTGACAACAAAACTAAACAAAGTGCATGTGTTTATTGCAACTCAACTTTTTTAGGCTTTGACTTCCATTCAACCCAATAGAGACCGTTGTACCCAACAAATCCACGTTGTCAAAACCATCACTTGATTCAACtgttataaaaagaaaatattttctttttaaaattttttttttatttaaatctgaaaattttgaaaacaataCAAGTAACTTGTTACCATTTTTTCAATTTCAAAGTAGTTAATGATCTCTCATCTACGCCGCTAGAGGGTGTACTCTCTCTGTCTCTAGGTTTCATTTTTGGCCGTTGCCTAGCATGGTGGGCAACAAAAGAAGGAAATAAAATAGGGATAAGTTGAAAATTATCCAGTTTAATgagtttttaactaaaattacctTCTAAATATTTTTAGTTTAGTTGTACCCATTTTTATCACAGacaattccaaaaatacccttgacCACATGGTTTTCTTCTAAAAACAGTATCCACAGATTATAGGGGTCTAATAGGTATATTGATTGAAATAGTAGGTATTAtactaaaacttaaaaattgTAGATAAAAAAAGAAAGGGCTTACCTAAAAGTGGTTACTGGATCTAATTTccacaataaaataatataaaaatgaaattataattttatataaattattttaaatttaaaataaaggtaACTAAATAATTTAGTTTAAATATATACTGTAAAACTTTCTATCCAAAATCAAGGAAATTTTTGCTAGTAGAACccactaattttttttctttcattctcATTTCTTCTCATCCAAACAAACAAATTTTCGTCTTTCATCCTCCCCAAACTTTCTTTCTCCTGTTTTATCTTCTACCAAACATAGGATAATTTTTTgtattgtttggtaacacttaaaaaaaaatagttttatttatttatttaattaaaaatttaacaattaaacataaaatgtatttgtatttggtaactctatttttatttattattttttgaaatattaattaaaattcattcaaTTTTGAAagtagaattttttcactttcaaattatttttaaacCATTTtcgacttttttttttcttctcttcttcaaaatcaacacctcattttagtaaacaaaaaataaaagttaccagatgtatttattattttttatttttaaaaacaaaaaacaaaaatagttactaacatatttttattttttattgacaaAAAAGCAAAAATAGAagtatattttaatttttgtgtttcaaaaaattcaaaaacaaaaattttaacaTAGGAAACCTTTATGTCATTAGTTTCCTTGTTAAATGCCATTATAgcaattattttaaattttaacaattaaaCTTATGACATCTaactaaatattaaaaaattatttaaagttcTGACATCTAACTAAATAAGTAAGATTTTAATAATTGGGAGTTCCCATGAGATAAACACAGAGTATCTTGGGAAATGAACCTCGGTAGATGAAATGGCTGATGCCATTGATAAGTAAGAAGATGATGATATTGTTAGTGACACTTTTCACTCACTTCACCCTTTTTCAAGGTCTTCTCCATGTCCTCTTGTCTCTTTCTGGTTTGTCAATCTTGGAGATTTGAGAATTCAAAATAGCATGTTCAAAGAAATAGTTATAGAGTAAGACAATATTATGGTGATAATATTTTGGGTTCATAATATATTTTGAGTGCACGTATCATTAAACGTAAACATTTGTGAGTGAGACTCACCTATGTCATATTCACTCTATCTCTTCAATTAAAACTTTGCTATTTTGTTCTGATTTCTTGTCCAATTTCCTTGGCACACTAACATATTCCATAGCTGAAGCCTTCTCTGCCCTCACAATGGCTGCCAAGGAAGACCAAGCTTCACTAGGTTGCTCATGGACCCAACACATGATGAAATATATCTTCCTCTCAGCAAGCTTCAGCTTATTTCTGATATCTATGTTCTTTTTTTTTCGTGGTTTCTCCAACTTAAGCTCCTTTTCCCCGGCTTGAACAAGCCTTCGTAAGTCCGAAAGCAAGCACAATAGGGCATTGTTCCCTAAAGTAAGTAAGCTAGCTACATCATCAATAAGGCCTAATCCAAATTGCAAACCCCCCATCTGTCTGTAAGCCGGAGAGCAGGTTTGCTCTAAGCAATAAGACAAAGCCTCCAATACTGTCACTGGCTGTGCACATTGACCCAATACAGACGACACGCTTAACATCACCAAGGCAGATTCTGCAGCATCTGTTTTCCAATCACCATTGTAGAGGCGGAGCGTGAAACAATAGCTATATATGATGTCAACGAGATGTACAGCTAAAAGTGGCGACGGCTGTGTGGAACTTAGATTGCTGAGTGGAGGAAGTGGGGTTTCCGGGCCAGGAGGAATCTCAGTTTGGTTGCTTTCTAAACTGGATTCTGGTGATGCCAAGAGCTCCTCTTTGCCAACTGGCTGCACGAGTTGAGTACCTTCTCTGCTGAGTGATATCGTCCTTGCAGAAGGCCTCAGCCACCATGGATCCCAAGGCTCAATCAACTTGCTGAATTCTCCAGATGCAAGAGCTCTTTGGAATTGTTTCTTTTCTTCTGCAGATAGATCATCAAAACTGATTTGATCTCCTGGAGACATGAATACACAGCTTACATTAGCTTCAAGCAATGGAGCATGGAGAAATCCAAAATTTAGATTAGTGCAGAAGAAGTTCGTTCTTTAA from Humulus lupulus chromosome 5, drHumLupu1.1, whole genome shotgun sequence encodes the following:
- the LOC133778670 gene encoding uncharacterized protein LOC133778670, with the translated sequence MAESIISSDKPSTSSPLDTPRIICHVCQKQFSQYTCPRCNSRYCSLHCYKSHSLRCTESFMRENVVEELQQLQPNDETKQKMLDILKRFHSEEETEDMDEQDSTLSEETINKILSGDQISFDDLSAEEKKQFQRALASGEFSKLIEPWDPWWLRPSARTISLSREGTQLVQPVGKEELLASPESSLESNQTEIPPGPETPLPPLSNLSSTQPSPLLAVHLVDIIYSYCFTLRLYNGDWKTDAAESALVMLSVSSVLGQCAQPVTVLEALSYCLEQTCSPAYRQMGGLQFGLGLIDDVASLLTLGNNALLCLLSDLRRLVQAGEKELKLEKPRKKKNIDIRNKLKLAERKIYFIMCWVHEQPSEAWSSLAAIVRAEKASAMEYVSVPRKLDKKSEQNSKVLIEEIE